In Euphorbia lathyris chromosome 9, ddEupLath1.1, whole genome shotgun sequence, the following are encoded in one genomic region:
- the LOC136206728 gene encoding protein EXORDIUM-like, translated as MASCLPNLLLLSFSLFLLFHSSLAATTSTTAVLTNHGGPILAGNLNLTFIWYGNFGRPAKNVMRAFVKSLTSNGDFISFQPHVTEWWTTVEGFQEAAGKGKGPITVQIGKEFNDAKCSAGKDVTTDIIKDLVKKYDAGDPNSIPVIFTGRDVKVQGLCTGNCSFHGVLEKKPYLIVGNPEKECPGQCGWPFSKADIAPIGVQMNPPNGNVGTDSMLIAFAQGLVNIVTNPFSSGFFQSNDTQTIEPASACPRIFGTGSFPGYIGKIRIDPDTGGVFNAHGNNGTKFLLPAIWDPKTHSCWTLM; from the exons ATGGCGTCTTGCCTCCCAAATCTCCTCCTtctatctttctctcttttccTACTTTTCCATTCATCTCTCGCCGCCACCACATCCACCACCGCGGTTTTAACAAACCACGGCGGCCCTATCCTTGCTGGAAACCTAAACCTCACCTTCATTTGGTACGGTAATTTTGGGCGACCAGCGAAAAATGTGATGAGAGCATTTGTTAAATCTCTGACAAGCAATGGAGATTTTATTAGCTTCCAACCTCATGTCACTGAATGGTGGACCACTGTTGAAGGTTTTCAAGAGGCTGCCGGAAAAGGTAAGGGTCCGATAACAGTACAAATCGGAAAGGAATTCAATGATGCCAAGTGTTCGGCTGGGAAAGATGTTACTACCGATATCATTAAGGATTTAGTCAAGAAGTACGACGCTGGTGATCCTAATTCCATTCCTGTTATTTTCACCGGTAGGGATGTTAAAGTGCAAGGCCTTTGCACCGGCAATTGCTCATTCCACGGTGTTCTTG AAAAGAAGCCATACCTAATAGTGGGGAATCCAGAAAAAGAATGTCCAGGGCAATGTGGGTGGCCATTCAGCAAGGCAGATATAGCGCCAATTGGTGTACAAATGAACCCTCCAAATGGAAATGTTGGCACTGATTCTATGCTCATTGCCTTTGCACAAGGACTTGTTAATATTGTTACCAACCCTTTTAGCTCTGGCTTTTTTCAATCCAATGACACTCAGACTATCGAGCCTGCTTCTGCTTGCCCTCGCATCTTCGGCACCGGATCATTTCCCGGCTACATTGGTAAAATACGCATTGATCCCGACACCGGTGGAGTTTTCAATGCCCATGGAAACAATGGTACTAAGTTCTTGCTTCCTGCTATATGGGATCCCAAAACTCATTCTTGTTGGACTCTCATGTAG